The following DNA comes from Kaistia sp. 32K.
CGATGCCGGCGGCGACGGCCGCCGCCGCGCCCCCGGAGGAACCGCCGGGCGAAAGGGTTGGTTCGAGAGGATTGCGGCAGAGCGGTCCGGCCGCCGGTTCGCTGGAAAGCGACAGGCCCATTTCGGGCACGGTGGAAAGGCCGAAGAAGCAGAGGCCGGAGGCGCGAAGGCGCGCGGCAAGGTCGGAGTCGGGCTCCGCCGAGCGCCTCTCGAGCATGCCGGAGCCGGCCGCGACCGGAAGCCCGAGAAACGGACCGCCGAGATCCTTGGCGAGGCTGGGAACGCCGGCGAAGGGCACACGGCCGGCCGCGTCATCGCGCAGCCGCTCGTCCATCGCCCGGGCTGTTTCCAGCCCAAGATCGCGATCGAGATAAGCGATGGCGCCGAGGTCGGACCGACGCTCGGCCTCATCGAGCGCGGCCTGCATAGCCTCCAAGGCACTGAGGCGACCCAAGCGGATCGCCTCAGCCAAGGACGTTGCATCATCCTGCATGGCCGAACTCTATTGCTTGGGCTCGTCCATGACCCTCGGCACTTCGAACGTACCGGCCTTGATCTCGGCGCGCTTGGCTTCCATGGCCGCCTCGGCATCCGCCGGCGCCACGCCCTTGACGTAGGCGATGTCGCTGCCGCCCTCTTTCATCAAGCCGTAGGCCGTATAATCGCGGCCGGTCGGCTTGCCGGCAGCGGCGTCGGCGATGGCGGCGTTGAGGATCGGACGGAAATTCCAGAGCGCGTTGGCGAAGACCGTATCCGGGTAACGCGGCGTGTAGTCGATGAGCGAGCCGACCGACTTGATGCCGCGCTCCTTGGCCGCGTCCGCCGTGCCGATGCGCTCGCCGAACAGGATGTCGGCGCCGGCGTCGATCTGGGCAAGGCCGGCTTCGCGCGCCTTGGGCGGATCGAAGAAGGTGCCGATGAAGGTCACCAGGAGCTTGGCGTCCGGATTCACCGACTTAACGCCCGCGCCGAAGGCGTTGATCAGCATGTTGACTTCCGGGATCGGCATGGCGCCGACGGCGCCGACGATGTTGGTCTTCGTCATCTTGCCGGCCAGCATGCCGGCGAGGTAGGCGCCGTCGAAATTCCAGGTGCCGAACACGCCGAAATTGTCGCCCGACGGCTTGCCGCTCGAACCCATGACGAAGGCGGTTTCCGGATAGTCGGCGGCCACTTCGCGGGCCTGCTTCTCGACCGGGAAGGTCTCGCCGATGATCAGCTTCGCGCCCTGTTCCGCATATTCGCGCATGGCGCGGGGATAGTCGGTGCCGGAAACGCCTTCGGAGAAGACGTATTCGATGATCCCCTCCGAATCCGCATCCTGGAGTGCCTTGTGCAGCACCGAATTCCAGGCATTCTCGACCGGCGAGCCATGGATGCCGGCGACCTTGATCTTGTCGGCGGCGCGAGCGGTGGGAAGGAATGCGAAGGCGCCGAGTGCGAGGCCCGACGCAAGAACGCCGCGCCGAGACATCAGAATTTTGCTGGCCATTATCTGTTCCCCAGTTTTTACCAACTGGTGAAAATCGTTAGCCAGCGCCTAAATTGGAGTCAAGGATATGATGTGCGCATAAATTGCGCATATCTGTTCGATTTAGTGCAATTCTATAAATGTATTTGAGAACAAGGTGTTGGCGCGAGCGTATTGGGCGAGCAGAGGGCGCCGGAGCCTCCGAAAAGTCCGCCGGTGGCTTGTTTCATTCGCTGCCTTAAACTTCATCGTCGCAACTTCGATTGATCCGATTGGCGATTTTCTACTTCTGGTTTCGAGGCCGGGATAGGCGTCTCGTCTCGATCCGCCGTCGAGGCAAAGTAGTATCGGGTCCAGAAATTCTGTCCTGCAAAGCGTCTTCCGCAAAGTAGCTGTCGGTGCAGGCGCGGCTCAATTCCGCGTGACCGCATCGCTTTGGATCCAGCGTTCCAACGCGCGGGACGCGGCGTTGGCTCCTCAGGCTGTGGCGTAAATAGTGGCGTATTTGACATTTGAGACAAGACGGCTTGGGCCTAGGTGAGAGGCGTCAACATCCAAGGAGCCCAGCATGGGTAAGTCGCTTGAAGGGAAGATCGCAGTCATCACCGGCGGCAGCGCCGGCATAGGCTTCGCGACGGCCAGGACGTTCGTCGACGAGGGCGCCTATGTCTTCGTTACCGGGCGGCGACAGGCCGAACTCGACGCGGCGGTTGCCGAGCTTGGGCCGAACGCGCTGGCGGTCCGGGCCGACGCATCGAGCCTCGCGGACCTTGATCGGCTCTATGCCGAGGTCCGGAGCCGCAAGGGACGGATCGACATCCTGTTCGCCAATGCCGCCGCAGCGGAGACGGCGCCGCTCGGATCGATCACTGAGGATCACGTCGATCGTCATCTGAGCGTCAACGTGAAGGGGACCGTGTTCACCGTCCAGAAGGCGCTCCCGCTTCTGGTCGACGGCGGCTCGATCATCCTCATGTCTTCGGTTTCGGCCTTCACCGCGGATCCGGGGCTCAGCATCTACTCGGCAACGAAGGCGGCGATCCGCAGCTTCGCACGCTGCTGGGCGCTCGATCTGAAGGAGCGGAAGATCCGCATCAACGCGATCAGCCCGGGTTCGACCGAAACCCCGGGTCTCGCCGGGCTAGCCGGCCCCGGTGGCGACGTGCAGGGCCTGTTCGACTATCTCGGTGGACGAATTCCCCTCGGTCGCCTGGGCCAGCCGAGCGAGATCGCCGCGGCGATCGCCTTCCTCGCTTCGGACGCGTCGAGTTTCGTCAACGGGGCCGATCTTCAGGTCGATGGCGGTGCAGAGCAGATCTGAGCGGCCGGAGGCCCCCGACGGCCACGCTACGGCTGTCGGGGGGGCTCCTTTCGGGGCGATCCTCAGATCGCCCGACGCTCCGCCAGGGCGTAGCGCTTCGCAGGCTCGGCGCGCGACAGGTTGGGACCCAGCGCGGCGCGGGCCTGCTCGAAGGCATCCCAGTCAGACTTCTCGGGAAGCGACGGGATGGTGACCAGTTCGCCCTGCTCGAGGCCGGCGAGGGCGGCGTCGACCATGTCTTCGGCCGACATCACGATCGCCTCGGGCAGGTGCTCGAGCGGCGTGCCCGCGATCTCCCAGAAATCGGTCGCGGTCGCGCCTGGCAATACGGCCTGGACGCGAACGCCCTTCGCGGCCAGCTCATGATGCAGCGATTGGGAGAAGGCGAGCACGAATGCCTTGCTGCCGCCGTAGACGCCGTTCAGCACCTCCGGCGCGATGGCGACGATCGAGGCGATGTTGATGATCGTCCCTTCGCCGCGTCCGACAAAGGCGGGAGCGGCGGCATAGGCGAGCCGGGTCGGCACCAGGACATTGAGCGTGATCATCTGCTCCATCTTCACGATTTCGGACTGGAGCAGCGGCGCGGTTGCGCCGACGCCGGCATTGTTGATCAGCAGCGTGATGCTGGCATCCGTCTTCAGGACCTCTTCGACCAGGGCGAGATCGGCCGGGTTCGTCAGGTCGGCGGCGATCACGTCGATCGATCGTCCGTGTTTCGCGATGAGGCGGGCTGCGATCGTGCGCAGCCGCTCGGCGTTGCGCGCCACGAGAATGAGGTCATAGCCGGCGCTCGCGAGCCGGTCGGCATAAACCGCTCCGATGCCCGAGGACGCGCCGGTGATAAGGGCTGTGCCCTTCCGTGTGGTGGTGGTCATAGCTGGTTCCTCTATCCGGCCCTTGCCGGGATAGGCGGAACGTAAGCGCCCTGGCCTTTGTCTCAAATGTCATATATGCCACTTTTTATGCCAGATCTCGTCGGAGGCTCGAATGCGCACGATCGGAATTGTCCTGAGCCCGAACTTCCAGCTCCTGAGCCTTTCGGTCATGACGGGGTTCGAAATCGCCAACACGCTGCGTGGCGAGCGGGAGTACGAGCTGCGCTATTTGTCGGAGCATGGCGGCCCGGTCGTCAGTTCGACGTCGCTCCCCGTCGTCACCGAGGCCTTCAGCGGTTCCTACTGCGATACGTTGATCGTGCCGGGCGGAATGGCGCCGGAAAAGGCCAGTCCGGGACTGCTCGCCTATCTGCGGGAGGCCGCAACGATATCGCGCCGCGTGGCGGCGACCTGCATGGGGGCCTTTATCGTCGCGGAGGCCGGCTTGCTCGATGGCAAACGCGCGACGACGCACTGGGCATTTGCGCGCGCCTTCCAGAAGGAATACCCGGCGATCAAGGTCGAGGAAGACCGCATCTTCATCACACAGGGCAATATCTGGACTTCGGCCGGCATGACGGCGGGACTGGATCTGGCCCTGGCCCTGATCGAGCAGGATCTCGGATCGGATTTGTCGAAGGCCGTTGCGAAAAACCTGGTCGTGCACCATCGCCGCAGCGGCGGGCAGTCGCAGTTCTCGGCGCTTCTGGAGCTCTCGCCAAAATCGGACCGCATCCAGACGGCCCTGATGTATGCGCGCACGCATCTGCGGAACGAGCTGTCGGTCGAGGAGCTCGCGGATGCGGCCCGCCTGAGCCCCAGGCAGTTCAGTCGGCTCTTCAGCGCCGAGACCGGCCAGTCGCCGGCGAAGGCCGTCGAGCTCCTGCGCCTGGAAGCAGCCCGCGACATGATCGAGCGAGGAAGCCACGCCATCGAAACGGTGGTGCGGGAGGCCGGCTTTGGCGACCGCGAACGGATGCGCCGGGCCTTCCTGCGCGTCTACGGCCAACCGCCCCAGGTCGTTCGGCGTCAGGCCCAGTTGTCGAGAGAGGACGTCGTCTGAAGCTATCGGGCGGCTTTGGGGGAAGGCTCCCTGTCGCCGCAGCAGGCCCGCGCCGGCGAAACATTTCCGCGCCGACCCATGCCTGCAGAAGGTGAGGTCGTGACCGCCATGCCTTTGAACCATGGTCATCATCCCACCGTCGCGTTTCAGGTCGCGTCGAAGCCCCGGATCGTGCGCGACGAAGAGATTTTCAGTGCGTCCAGAATTTCTCCAGGGACGAAATCCTTCGCATCTGAAGGAATAGACCGAGATTAGACGTGGCCCTCGTCGAGGGTGCGCAGACTCGCGGCAGCGCGATGGCGCACGCAATGCAGACGCGTCGAAGCTGGCCGCCGCCTATCTGCGAGGAAAGCTTCCTGGCGCCGTCGGGGAGAGGCTCTGAGCTGCGCTCTTCTTGGCGATTGCGGCCAATCTGTTTGGTCAGCCCCTCGCCATCGCCGCCGACGAAATGTCCCGGGGACGAAACCTTCTGCGAGGCTCCCCTCAATTCCAATTGACACCCCGCATACCGATCCTCTTATAATGCAATTGTTGTCAATTTGCAAAAATTTGCATTAATACAACATGCTGATCTTGGGTCGGCTGAGGGAGGAGAGAGCATGAAAACACTTCGTACATGGATGACGGCTGCCCTGATTTCAGGCGTGGCGAGCACGGCGGCGATCCCGCAGGCGGCGGCCGAGGATGCGGCGCCGGTGACGCTGACCTGGCTCGCGAATACAAATCAGTCGCCCAATTCGAATTCGCCGACCGCCAAGGAATGGTACAAGTCGCGTGTCGATAGCTGGCTGGAGAAGCATTCGAACGTCAAGCTGACGGTCAACTACCAGGGTACCGACATCAACGCGGCGATGACGCGCCTGCAGGAGCAGGCCGGTTCGGGCCGCGCGCCTGATTTCGCTTCGCTCGACTCGTTCTTTCTGAGCCGCTTCTACGACAAGCTGCAGCCGCTCGACGGCTTTTACTCGGCCGAGGAAGTCGAAGACTTCGTGCCCTATGCCAAGGCCGGCATGCACGGACCCGACGGCAAGCTGAAGGCCATCTGGTACAACACCGACGTCCGCGCCCTGTTCTACCGCAAGGATCTGGTCGAGACGCCGCCGAAGACCTGGGACGAGACGCTCGCACTTGCCGCCACGCTGAAGGACAAGGCCTCGACGCCCTATGTCTATCCCGGCGGTCGTGGCGAAGCGGCTGTCATGGAGCATCTGCCGATGTTCTGGGCGATGGGCGGCCAGCTCGTCGACGACAACGGCAAGGCCGTGTTCGGCGAAGGCGCCAATCGCGACGCCTGGATCAAGATCCTCGGCTTCCTGAAGCAGACGGTCGACAGTGGCGTCAGCCCGACCCGCGTTGCCAATTACGGCTCCGAGAACGACATGTATCCGGAACTGATGCGCGGCCAGACGGCGATGTTCGTCGGCGGCAGCTGGATGCTTCGTCAGCTCGCAGCGCTCGGCGACAAGCATGAATGGGGCATCGCGCCGATCCCGATGTCGGGCGACGTCGGTCCGTCCACGGCCGCCGGCGGCTGGACCTTTGGTGTCTTCACGCCGGACGCCGAGAAGCAGAAGCTGATCGTCGACCTGATCAACTATATCGGCGCCGACCAGGAGGGCATGGCAGGGGCCGCGACCGCCAACAGCAACTTGCCGACCCGCAAGAGCGTCGCCGCGCTGGATACGCCATATTTCAATACGGAAAACGTCAAGAACTTCAACAGCATGCTCGCCTACGGCCAGGCCCGTCCCGGTGCCGCGATCTATCCGACGATCTCGACGGAACTGCAGGTTGCCATCTCGAGTGTCATCACCGGCCAGAAGACGCCGGAGCAGGCGATCGACGACGCCTGGAACAAAGTCCAGCAGCAGTCCGGCCAGTAAGCGTCGATGGCCTATTCCGAAACCATGAAGGGTGCCGGCTCCCGCGCAAGCGGGGGCCGGAGCATGGCGGAAAAGCCCGCGACCTGGCTGGCGCCGCTTCTGCTCTTCATCGCTGTCTTCTACCTCTATCCGCTGATCGACGTCATCCGGCTCTCCTTCACCAATGCCGGCTCCGTCTCGCAGCCCTACGTCTACACGCTCTCCAGCTTCTCCGCCGTTCTGACGTCGCCGGATTTCGCCGCGATGCTGACGGTGACGGTGATCTTTGTCATCGCGAGCGTCGCCGGGCAGCTGATTGCCGGCCTCCTGATCGCAACCCTGCTGATCGAGGGCGAGAAGCGTCGGCTTCCCGGGGCAAGCTTCGTCCGATCCGTCGTGCTGATCGGCTGGGTTCTTCCCGGTGTCGTTATCGGCATCGTCTGGAAGCTGCTGCTCGACGAGACCGGATCGGGCATTCTCGCCTCGGTCGCCACGGCCTTCGGCTGGACCAATGTCACCTTCCTCTCGGCCGCCGGCCCGGCGCTTTTCTGGGTGATCGTCGCCAATATCTGGCGGGGCACCGCCTTCAGCATGCTGATGCAGTATTCCGGCATGAAGACGATTTCGCCCGAGCTCTACGAGGCCGCCCGCGTCGACGGCGCTGGCTTCTGGCAACAGTTCCGCTACATCACGATCCCGTCGCTGAAGCGCGTGACGATGATCAACCTGATCCTGATCTCGATCGCGACGCTCAACACCTTCGACATGATCGTGCCGTTGACCGGCGGCGGCCCTGGCCGCGCAACCGAAGTCATCGCGCTCTACATCTACAATGTCGTCTTCGTCGAGTTTTCGCTCGGTCGCGGCGCCGCGGTGGCGGTCATACTGATGCTGTTCGGCCTGGCGCTGACGCTGCTCTACTTCCGCTTCTTCCTCGCCCGCGAAGACGAGGAGGGGGCGTCATGAGCATCCGCACCGAGAAGCCACATGTCGTCCTGACGATCTATGCCGGCTATGCCGTCGTCCTGCTGTTCTTCCTGCTGCCCGTGCTCTGGGTGGTGTCGCTGTCGTTCAGGCCGCTGGAGGAATTGTTCCAGACGACGCCGTCGCTCTGGCCGACCAACCCGACCTGGTCGAGCTATACGCGGGTCCTGACGGAGTCCTCCCTTCTCACCTACATCTGGAACTCGCTCAAGTTCGCGCTCGGCACCGTGGTGGGCGCGCTTCTGATCGCGATCCCGAGCGCTTATGCGCTGTCGCGGATCCGCTTCCGCTCGCCGCAGCGGAAGCGCGCGGTGATGCTCGGCATTCTCGCCGTCCAGCTGATCTCGCCCCTGGTCACGGTGCTGCCGCTCTACCGCTATTTCTCGACGCTCGGGCTGATCAACTCGCAGATCGCCGTGACCCTCGTCTACATCGCGGTCGAGGCGCCATTCGCGACCTGGATGCTGAAGGGTTTCTTCGACACCATCCCCCGGGCTCTCGACGACGCGGCGCGGATCGATGGCTGCTCGCGCCTTCAGGTGCTCACCCGCGTGCTGCTGCCCGTCATGCTGCCCGGCCTGTCCTCGACGGCGATCCTGCTGTCGATCGGCACCTGGGGCCAGTTCCTCATCCCCTACATCCTGCTCGATCAGAACGAGTTGCTGCCCGTCGGCGTCGGCATCCTGGAGTTCCAGTCCACCACCGATGCCGTCAGTACCAACCTGCTCGCGGCGGCCGCTGTTCTCTCGTCGATCCCGGCGATCTTCATCTTCATCATTCTGCAACGCTTCATTATCGGCGCCCTGACATCCGGCGCCGTCAAAGGCTAAGTCTTCGGAGGAATACTATGCTGCACATGATCGGCAACGCGCATCTCGATCCGGTCTGGCTCTGGCGCTGGACGGAGGGCTGCGCCGAGGCCATCGGCACGTGCTGGGCGGCGATCGACCGCCTGGACGAGGGGCAGGACTTCGTCTTTACCCGCGGCGAGGCGCAGGTCTATGCGTGGATCGAGGAGTTCGATCTGCCGCTGTTCGAGCGTATCCGCCACTATATCGCCGAGGGCCGCTGGGTCGTCGTCAACGGCTGGTGGATCCAGCCGGACTGCAACCTGCCCTCGGGTGAGGCGATCATCCGCCAGGCCCTCTACGGCAAGCGCTACTTCAAGGAGAAGTTCGGTATCGATGTGCCGGTTGGCTACAACGTCGACTCCTTTGGTCATGCCGCCACCTTCCCGATGCTGCTCCGGCATACCGGTTCCGACAGCTATGTCTTCATGCGGCCGGGTCCGCACGAGATGGAGCTGCCTTCGAACCTGTTCGACTGGGTGTCGCCGGACGGCTCGCGGGTGCCGACCTTCCGCATCCAGATCGCCTACCACACCTCGCCGCGCAACATGAGCGTCGACGACAAGATCGCCTACCACCAGAAGCTCACCGAGGAGGAGGGGCATCCCTTCATGTGCTTCTACGGTGTCGGCAATCACGGCGGCGGCCCGACCAAGGATAACATCGCCCGGATCGAGGCGCAGAAGGCGAACGGTGTCGACGTCGATTTCAGCGATCCGAACCGCTACTTCACCGAAGTTCGCGACCGGAACCTGGTCGAGGTCGACACCGAGCTGCAGTTCCACGCCATCGGCTGCTATGCCGTCGCGGCGGAGTTGAAGGCGCTGAACCGTCGCGCCGAGGCGCGTCTCAACCAGGCCGAGGCGGCCGCCACGCTGGCGTTCCGCGAGGCAGGCGTGCCCTATCCGCGCGCCGCGCTGACCGAGCTCTGGCGCAAGCTGATGTTCAACCAGTTCCACGACACGCTGGGCGGCACGTCG
Coding sequences within:
- a CDS encoding BMP family protein; the encoded protein is MASKILMSRRGVLASGLALGAFAFLPTARAADKIKVAGIHGSPVENAWNSVLHKALQDADSEGIIEYVFSEGVSGTDYPRAMREYAEQGAKLIIGETFPVEKQAREVAADYPETAFVMGSSGKPSGDNFGVFGTWNFDGAYLAGMLAGKMTKTNIVGAVGAMPIPEVNMLINAFGAGVKSVNPDAKLLVTFIGTFFDPPKAREAGLAQIDAGADILFGERIGTADAAKERGIKSVGSLIDYTPRYPDTVFANALWNFRPILNAAIADAAAGKPTGRDYTAYGLMKEGGSDIAYVKGVAPADAEAAMEAKRAEIKAGTFEVPRVMDEPKQ
- a CDS encoding SDR family NAD(P)-dependent oxidoreductase translates to MGKSLEGKIAVITGGSAGIGFATARTFVDEGAYVFVTGRRQAELDAAVAELGPNALAVRADASSLADLDRLYAEVRSRKGRIDILFANAAAAETAPLGSITEDHVDRHLSVNVKGTVFTVQKALPLLVDGGSIILMSSVSAFTADPGLSIYSATKAAIRSFARCWALDLKERKIRINAISPGSTETPGLAGLAGPGGDVQGLFDYLGGRIPLGRLGQPSEIAAAIAFLASDASSFVNGADLQVDGGAEQI
- a CDS encoding SDR family oxidoreductase; protein product: MTTTTRKGTALITGASSGIGAVYADRLASAGYDLILVARNAERLRTIAARLIAKHGRSIDVIAADLTNPADLALVEEVLKTDASITLLINNAGVGATAPLLQSEIVKMEQMITLNVLVPTRLAYAAAPAFVGRGEGTIINIASIVAIAPEVLNGVYGGSKAFVLAFSQSLHHELAAKGVRVQAVLPGATATDFWEIAGTPLEHLPEAIVMSAEDMVDAALAGLEQGELVTIPSLPEKSDWDAFEQARAALGPNLSRAEPAKRYALAERRAI
- a CDS encoding GlxA family transcriptional regulator, which gives rise to MRTIGIVLSPNFQLLSLSVMTGFEIANTLRGEREYELRYLSEHGGPVVSSTSLPVVTEAFSGSYCDTLIVPGGMAPEKASPGLLAYLREAATISRRVAATCMGAFIVAEAGLLDGKRATTHWAFARAFQKEYPAIKVEEDRIFITQGNIWTSAGMTAGLDLALALIEQDLGSDLSKAVAKNLVVHHRRSGGQSQFSALLELSPKSDRIQTALMYARTHLRNELSVEELADAARLSPRQFSRLFSAETGQSPAKAVELLRLEAARDMIERGSHAIETVVREAGFGDRERMRRAFLRVYGQPPQVVRRQAQLSREDVV
- a CDS encoding extracellular solute-binding protein, with the protein product MKTLRTWMTAALISGVASTAAIPQAAAEDAAPVTLTWLANTNQSPNSNSPTAKEWYKSRVDSWLEKHSNVKLTVNYQGTDINAAMTRLQEQAGSGRAPDFASLDSFFLSRFYDKLQPLDGFYSAEEVEDFVPYAKAGMHGPDGKLKAIWYNTDVRALFYRKDLVETPPKTWDETLALAATLKDKASTPYVYPGGRGEAAVMEHLPMFWAMGGQLVDDNGKAVFGEGANRDAWIKILGFLKQTVDSGVSPTRVANYGSENDMYPELMRGQTAMFVGGSWMLRQLAALGDKHEWGIAPIPMSGDVGPSTAAGGWTFGVFTPDAEKQKLIVDLINYIGADQEGMAGAATANSNLPTRKSVAALDTPYFNTENVKNFNSMLAYGQARPGAAIYPTISTELQVAISSVITGQKTPEQAIDDAWNKVQQQSGQ
- a CDS encoding carbohydrate ABC transporter permease; protein product: MAEKPATWLAPLLLFIAVFYLYPLIDVIRLSFTNAGSVSQPYVYTLSSFSAVLTSPDFAAMLTVTVIFVIASVAGQLIAGLLIATLLIEGEKRRLPGASFVRSVVLIGWVLPGVVIGIVWKLLLDETGSGILASVATAFGWTNVTFLSAAGPALFWVIVANIWRGTAFSMLMQYSGMKTISPELYEAARVDGAGFWQQFRYITIPSLKRVTMINLILISIATLNTFDMIVPLTGGGPGRATEVIALYIYNVVFVEFSLGRGAAVAVILMLFGLALTLLYFRFFLAREDEEGAS
- a CDS encoding carbohydrate ABC transporter permease → MSIRTEKPHVVLTIYAGYAVVLLFFLLPVLWVVSLSFRPLEELFQTTPSLWPTNPTWSSYTRVLTESSLLTYIWNSLKFALGTVVGALLIAIPSAYALSRIRFRSPQRKRAVMLGILAVQLISPLVTVLPLYRYFSTLGLINSQIAVTLVYIAVEAPFATWMLKGFFDTIPRALDDAARIDGCSRLQVLTRVLLPVMLPGLSSTAILLSIGTWGQFLIPYILLDQNELLPVGVGILEFQSTTDAVSTNLLAAAAVLSSIPAIFIFIILQRFIIGALTSGAVKG